A genomic stretch from Tenrec ecaudatus isolate mTenEca1 chromosome X, mTenEca1.hap1, whole genome shotgun sequence includes:
- the NR0B1 gene encoding nuclear receptor subfamily 0 group B member 1: protein MAGEDHQWQGSILYNMLLSAKRSPEAPLRVPCWGCSCGAAPPGGCEPLAGGRAAALTYRCCFCGEDHPRQGSILYNMLTAAKSPAAAAAAPPAPAGPPCWGCSCGGAPPQGLPAARAMALTYRCCFCGEDHPRQGSILYSLLTSAKPAPLPAAAAAAAAVTGARRQAPMWGRRSSVLRRAGSRGLPGGRPLALLCHCCFCREAAPPPAQVVARPPTQAPPPPAAGQGPEARPAPPWWPVRPVALKNPQVACEAASAALLQTMHFVKYLPCFQVLPLDQQLVLVRSCWAPLLLLELAQDHVHFETVEMAEPSLLQRILTSRRREPEGPVLPAPLPAAGQPPSVADVQVMNGFLAKCWSLNISAKEYAYLKGIVLFNPDLPGLRCVKYVQGLQWGTQQILSEYIRLNHRAHQARTMGLNCALSLLRFISADVIAELFFRRIIGTVSMDDMVLEMLCDQL from the exons ATGGCGGGCGAGGACCATCAGTGGCAGGGCAGCATCCTCTACAACATGCTCCTGAGCGCCAAGCGAAGCCCCGAGGCGCCGCTGCGTGTCCCGTGCTGGGGCTGCTCTTGCGGCGCCGCGCCGCCGGGGGGCTGCGAGCCGctggcgggcgggcgggccgCGGCGCTGACCTACCGCTGCTGCTTCTGCGGCGAGGACCACCCGCGCCAGGGCAGCATCCTCTACAACATGCTCACCGCGGCCAAgtcgccggcggcggcggcggccgcacCCCCGGCGCCCGCGGGGCCCCCGTGCTGGGGCTGCTCGTGCGGCGGCGCGCCTCCCCAGGGGCTCCCGGCAGCCCGGGCCATGGCGCTCACGTACCGCTGCTGCTTCTGCGGCGAAGACCACCCGCGCCAGGGCAGCATCCTCTACAGCCTGCTCACCAGCGCCAAGCCCGCGCCCctcccggcggcggcggcggcggcggcggcggtgacCGGGGCCCGGCGGCAGGCGCCCATGTGGGGCCGCCGCTCCAGCGTCCTGCGGCGGGCAGGCTCCCGGGGGCTGCCAGGCGGGCGGCCCCTGGCGCTCCTGTGTCACTGCTGCTTCTGCAGGGaggcagcccccccgcccgcgcAGGTG GTGGCCCGCCCGCCCACGCAGGCGCCCCCCCCGCCCGCGGCCGGGCAGGGGCCCGAGGCGCGGCCGGCGCCCCCGTGGTGGCCAGTGCGGCCAGTGGCCCTCAAGAACCCGCAGGTGGCCTGCGAGGCGGCCTCCGCCGCCCTGCTGCAGACGATGCACTTCGTCAAGTACCTGCCCTGCTTCCAGGTGCTGCCCCTGGACCAGCAGCTGGTGCTGGTGCGCAGCTGCTGGGCGCCTCTGCTCCTGCTGGAGCTGGCCCAGGACCACGTGCACTTCGAGACGGTGGAGATGGCTGAGCCGAGCCTGCTGCAGCGGATCCTCACCAGCAGGCGGCGGGAGCCTGAGGGCCCGGTGTTGCCTGCGCCACTGCCGGCGGCCGGGCAGCCTCCGTCGGTCGCTGACGTCCAAGTCATGAATGGCTTCCTGGCCAAGTGCTGGAGCCTGAATATCAGTGCCAAGGAGTATGCCTACCTCAAGGGGATCGTGCTGTTTAACCCCG acctGCCAGGCCTGCGTTGTGTGAAGTATGTCCAGGGACTTCAGTGGGGAACTCAGCAGATACTCAGCGAATACATCAGATTGAACCACCGAGCGCACCAGGCCAGAACCATGGGACTGAACTGTGCCCTTTCCCTGCTGAGATTCATCAGTGCCGATGTCATTGCGGAACTGTTCTTCCGGCGCATCATTGGCACAGTGAGCATGGACGATATGGTGCTAGAGATGCTCTGTGACCAGTTATGA